A single Gambusia affinis linkage group LG22, SWU_Gaff_1.0, whole genome shotgun sequence DNA region contains:
- the LOC122825468 gene encoding transforming growth factor beta-3 proprotein-like: MHLGKALLFVLLLNCATLSSPLSTCATVDIDHVKRKRVEAIRGQILSKLRLSSPPHSLGPNKVPYQIQALYNSTKELLEQLGRDRKQFCGQDNTETEYIAKEIYKINMMHGTPDNNNLPCPKSLASKIFRFSVSEMERNSTNLFRAEFRALRVPNHKAERSEQRIELYQIMKINEHIKRHRFIAAKNVQTKGSPEWVTFDVTETVREWLINKGSNLGLEMSVHCPCRTYNSNGEIMDNGKEVLEVKFRGVDGDEEQSRLDLDNLKKSKQQHPPHLILMMIPPHRMDTHSSRRRKRALDTNYCFSNTEESCCVRRLHIDFRRDLDWKWIHEPSGYDANYCSGPCPYLRSSDTTHSSLLSLYNTLNPEASAAPCCVPQDLEPLTILYYSGRTPKVEQLSNMIVKSCKCS, translated from the exons ATGCATCTGGGTAAAGCTCTACTGTTCGTCCTCCTCCTCAACTGCGCGACTCTGAGCTCGCCCCTGTCCACTTGTGCCACCGTGGACATCGACCatgtgaagaggaagagggtCGAGGCGATCCGGGGTCAGATCCTGAGCAAACTTCGGCTGTCGAGCCCCCCGCACTCCCTGGGACCGAACAAGGTACCCTATCAGATCCAGGCGTTATATAACAGCACGAAGGAGCTTCTGGAGCAACTGGGCAGGGATCGGAAGCAGTTCTGCGgccaggacaacacagagacggAGTACATCGCCAAAGAGATATACAAAATCAACATGATGCACGGAACGCCAGACAACA ATAATCTCCCGTGCCCTAAAAGCCTGGCTTCTAAAATTTTCCGCTTCAGTGTCTCTGAAATGGAAAGGAACTCAACCAACCTGTTCAGAGCAGAGTTTCGAGCCCTGAGGGTACCAAACCACAAAGCCGAGAGGAGTGAACAGCGGATTGAGCTCTACCAG ATTATGAAAATAAACGAGCACATTAAGAGGCACCGTTTCATTGCCGCTAAAAATGTGCAGACCAAAGGCTCTCCTGAGTGGGTCACCTTCGATGTGACAGAAACTGTACGAGAGTGGCTGATAAACAAAG GATCTAATCTAGGTTTGGAAATGAGTGTGCATTGTCCCTGCCGTACCTACAATTCAAATGGTGAAATCATGGACAATGGGAAGGAAGTTCTGGAGGTGAAGTTTAGAG GTGTTGATGGAGACGAGGAGCAGAGTCGCTTGGATCTGGACAATCTGAAAAAAAGTAAGCAGCAACACCCTCCTCACCTCATCCTCATGATGATCCCACCCCACCGCATGGACACCCACTCTTCTCGCCGACGCAAAAGAGCGCTGGACACAAACTACTGCTTTTC AAACACGGAGGAGAGCTGCTGCGTTCGCCGGCTCCACATAGATTTCCGCCGCGATCTGGACTGGAAGTGGATCCATGAGCCCAGCGGCTACGATGCCAACTACTGCTCCGGGCCCTGCCCTTACCTGAGGAGCTCCGACACAACACACAGCTCG TTGCTGAGCCTATACAACACTCTGAATCCAGAGGCCTCCGCCGCCCCCTGCTGTGTTCCTCAGGACCTGGAGCCCCTCACTATACTCTACTACTCTGGACGGACCCCTAAGGTGGAGCAGCTCTCCAACATGATCGTCAAGTCTTGCAAATGTAGCTGA